Proteins from a single region of Urocitellus parryii isolate mUroPar1 chromosome 4, mUroPar1.hap1, whole genome shotgun sequence:
- the Cxcr5 gene encoding C-X-C chemokine receptor type 5, whose translation MPVAYSLIFLLGLMGNILVLVILERHRQTRSSTETFLFHLAVADLLLVFILPFAIAEGSVGWVLGSSLCKIVIALHKINFYCSSLLLACIAVDRYLAIVHAVHAYRHRRLLSIHITCATIWLAGFLFALPEILFAKVSQPHSNDSLPRCTFPQENQAETNAWFTSRFLYHVGGFLLPMLVMGWCYVGVVHRLCQAQRRPQRQKAVRVAILVTSIFFLCWSPYHIVIFLDTLARLKAVDNSCELNGSLPVAITICEFLGLAHCCLNPMLYTFAGVKFRSDLSRLLTKLGCTGPASLCQLFPGWRKSSLSESENATSLTTF comes from the coding sequence ATGCCTGTGGCCTACAGCCTCATCTTCCTCCTGGGCCTGATGGGCAACATCCTGGTGCTGGTGATCCTCGAGCGGCACCGGCAGACGCGCAGCTCTACGGAGACCTTCCTGTTCCACCTGGCGGTGGCTGACCTCCTACTAGTCTTCATCCTGCCCTTTGCTATCGCTGAAGGCTCTGTGGGCTGGGTCCTGGGAAGCTCCCTCTGCAAAATTGTGATTGCTCTGCACAAGATCAATTTCTACTGCAGCAGCCTGCTCCTAGCCTGCATCGCTGTGGACCGCTACCTGGCCATCGTTCATGCCGTCCACGCCTACCGTCACCGCCGCCTCCTCTCCATCCACATCACCTGCGCAACCATCTGGCTGGCAGGCTTCCTCTTCGCTTTGCCGGAGATCCTCTTCGCCAAGGTCAGCCAACCCCACAGCAATGACTCCCTGCCACGTTGCACCTTCCCTCAGGAGAACCAAGCTGAAACCAATGCCTGGTTTACCTCCCGCTTCCTCTACCATGTTGGGGGCTTTCTGCTGCCAATGCTGGTAATGGGCTGGTGCTATGTGGGGGTGGTACACAGACTGTGCCAGGCCCAGCGGCGCCCTCAGCGACAGAAAGCAGTCAGAGTGGCCATCCTGGTGACAAGCATCTTCTTTCTCTGCTGGTCACCTTACCACATTGTCATCTTCCTGGACACCCTGGCCAGACTGAAGGCCGTGGACAACAGCTGTGAGCTGAATGGCTCTCTCCCGGTGGCCATCACCATATGCGAGTTCCTGGGCCTGGCCCACTGCTGCCTCAACCCCATGCTCTACACTTTCGCTGGAGTGAAGTTTCGAAGTGACCTGTCTCGACTTCTGACCAAGCTGGGTTGcactggccctgcttccctgtgccagcTCTTCCCTGGCTGGCGCAAGAGCAGTCTGTCTGAGTCAGAGAATGCCACCTCCCTCACCACCTTCTAG
- the Bcl9l gene encoding B-cell CLL/lymphoma 9-like protein isoform X2 — MHPENKLTNHGKTGNGGAQSQHQNVNQGPTCNLGSKGVGAGSHGAKANQISPSNSSLKNPQAGVPSFSSHKGKVKRERSVSVDSGEQREAGTPSLDSEAKEVAPRSKRRCVLERKQPYSGDEWCSGPDSEEDDKPIGATHNCNVADPAMAAPQLGPSQTAQLPLNESSAPGPPHGPPPGLRPDAPGGGGGGVPGKPPSQFVYVFTTHLANTAAEAVLQGRADSILAYHQQNVPRAKLDQAPKVPPTPEPLPLSTPSAGTPQSQPPPLPPPPPPAPGSAPPALPPEGPPEDTSQDLAPNSVGAASTGGGTGGTHPNTPTAATTNNPLPPGGDPSSAPGPTLLGEAAPTGNGQRSLVGSEGLSKEQLEHRERSLQTLRDIERLLLRSGETEPFLKGPPGAASEGGPPAQAPPAPQQPPTAPPSGLKKYEEPLQSMISQTQSLGGPPLEHEVPGHPPGGDMGQQMNMMMQRLGQDSLTPEQVAWRKLQEEYYEEKRRKEEQIGLHGGRPLQDMMGMGGMMVRGPPPPYHSKPGDQWPPGMGAQLRGPMDVQDPMQLRGGPPFPGPRFPGNQMQRVPGFGGMQSMPMEVPMNAMQRPVRPGMGWTEDLPPMGGPSNFAQNAVPYPGGQGEAERFMTPRVREELLRHQLLEKRSMGMQRPLGMASSGMGQSMEMERMMQAHRQMDPSMFPGQMSGGEGLAGTPMGMEFGGGRGLLSPPMGQTGLREVDPPMGPGNLNMNMNVNMNMNMNLNVQMTPQQQMLMSQKMRGPGDMMGPQGLSPEEMARVRAQNSSGMMGGPQKMLMPSQFPNQGQQGFSGGQAPYQAMPQDLGNTQDMFSPDQSSMPMGTVGTTRLSHMPLPPASNPPPGSVHSAPSRGLGRRPSDLTISINQMGSPGMGHLKSPTLSQVHSPLVTSPSANLKSPQTPSQMVPLPSANPPGPLKSPQVLSSSLNVRSPTGSPSRLKSPSMAVPSPGWVASPKTAMPSPGVSQNKQPPLNMNSSSTLGNMEQGALPPSGPRSSSSAPPANPPSGLMNPSLPFTSSPDPTPSQNPLSLMMSQMSKYAMPSSTPLYHNAIKTIATSDDELLPDRPLLPPPPPSQGSGPGISNNQPNQMHLNSAAAQSPMGMNLAGQQPLSHEPPPTMLPSPTPLGSNIPLHPNAQGTGGPPQNSMMMAPGGPDSLSAPCGPVPSSSQMMPFPPRLQQPHGAMAPAGGGGGGPGLQQHYPSGMPLPPEDLPTQPPGPMPPQQHLMGKGMAGRMGDAYPPGVLPGVASVLNDPELSEVIRPTPTGIPEFDLSRIIPSEKPSSTLQYFPKSENQPPKAQPPNLHLMNLQNMMAEQTPSRPPNLPGQQGVQRGLNMSMCHPGQMSLLGRTGVPPQQGMVPHGLHQGVMSPPQGLMTQQNFMLMKQRGVGGEVYSQPPHMLSPQGSLMGPPPQQNLMVSHPLRQRSVSLDSQMGYLPAPGSMANLPF; from the exons ATGCACCCAGAAAATAAATTGACCAATCATGGCAAGACAGGGAATGGCGGGGCCCAATCCCAGCACCAGAATGTGAACCAAGGACCCACCTGCAACCTGGGCTCGAAGGGCGTGGGGGCGGGGAGCCATGGGGCCAAAGCCAACCAGATCTCACCTAGCAACTCAAGTCTGAAGAACCCCCAAGCAGGGGTGCCCTCTTTCAGCTCGCACAAGGGCAAGGTGAAGCGGGAGCGGAGCGTGTCTGTGGACTCTGGAGAGCAGCGGGAGGCTGGGACCCCATCCCTGGATTCAGAGGCCAAAG AAGTGGCACCCCGGAGTAAGCGGCGCTGTGTCCTGGAGCGGAAGCAGCCATACAGTGGGGACGAATGGTGCTCTGGACCTGACAGTGAAGAGGATGACAAGCCCATTGGGGCCACCCACA ATTGTAATGTAGCAGACCCAGCCATGGCGGCCCCACAGCTGGGTCCCAGCCAAACTGCCCAACTGCCCCTCAACGAGAGCAGCGCGCCAGGCCCTCCACATGGCCCCCCACCAGGCCTTCGTCCTGATGCCcccgggggtgggggcgggggtgtcCCTGGAAAGCCTCCCTCGCAGTTCGTGTATGTCTTCACCACACATCTGGCCAACAC GGCTGCAGAGGCGGTGTTGCAGGGCCGGGCAGACTCCATCCTTGCCTACCACCAGCAGAATGTGCCCCGGGCCAAGCTTGACCAG GCCCCCAAAGTGCCACCCACCCCAGAACCGCTGCCCTTGAGCACACCGTCAGCAGGTACCCCACAGTCCCAGCCACCTCCACTGCCGCCgccaccacccccagcccctggcagtgCCCCACCTGCTCTGCCCCCGGAGGGACCTCCTGAGGACACCAGTCAGGACTTGGCCCCCAACTCGGTGGGAGCTGCCAGCACAGGTGGTGGGACTGGGGGCACCCACCCTAACACCCCGACTGCTGCCACCACAAACAACCCTCTGCCTCCCGGAGGAGACCCCAGCAGTGCCCCTGGCCCCACCCTGCTGGGGGAGGCTGCACCCACCGGCAATGGGCAGCGCAGCCTGGTGGGCTCCGAGGGCCTGTCCAAAGAGCAGCTAGAGCATCGGGAGCGTTCCCTGCAGACGCTGAGAGACATTGAGCGGCTGCTGCTCCGCAGTGGAGAGACTGAGCCCTTCCTCAAGGGGCCCCCAGGAGCAGCCAGTGAGGGGGGCCCACCAGCACAAGCCCCGCCTGCCCCCCAGCAGCCACCCACAGCCCCTCCTAGTGGGCTAAAGAAGTATGAGGAACCCTTGCAGTCCATGATTTCACAGACACAGAGCCTCGGGGGTCCACCACTGGAGCATGAAGTGCCTGGGCACCCCCCAGGAGGGGACATGGGCCAGCAGATGAACATGATGATGCAGAGGCTAGGCCAGGATAGCCTGACGCCTGAGCAAGTGGCATGGCGCAAGCTGCAGGAAGAGTACTATGAGGAGAAGCGGCGGAAAGAGGAGCAGATTGGACTGCATGGGGGTCGCCCTCTGCAGGACATGATGGGCATGGGAGGCATGATGGTGAGGGGGCCCCCGCCTCCCTACCACAGCAAGCCTGGGGACCAGTGGCCACCTGGAATGGGCGCACAGCTGCGGGGGCCCATGGACGTCCAAGATCCCATGCAGCTCCGGGGAGGACCTCCCTTCCCTGGTCCCCGTTTCCCAGGCAACCAGATGCAACGGGTGCCTGGGTTTGGGGGCATGCAGAGTATGCCCATGGAGGTACCCATGAATGCCATGCAGAGGCCTGTGAGGCCAGGCATGGGCTGGACTGAAGACTTGCCCCCTATGGGGGGACCCAGCAATTTTGCCCAGAATGCTGTGCCCTACCCAGGTGGGCAGGGTGAGGCGGAGCGATTCATGACCCCTCGGGTTAGGGAGGAGCTGCTACGGCACCAGTTGCTGGAAAAGCGGTCAATGGGCATGCAGCGGCCCCTGGGTATGGCCAGCAGCGGCATGGGGCAGAGCATGGAGATGGAGCGGATGATGCAAGCACACCGACAGATGGATCCTTCCATGTTTCCTGGGCAGATGTCTGGTGGTGAAGGCCTGGCAGGAACACCTATGGGCATGGAGTTTGGTGGAGGTCGTGGCCTCCTGAGCCCACCCATGGGGCAGACTGGGCTGAGGGAGGTGGACCCACCCATGGGGCCAGGCAACCTCAACATGAACATGAACGTGAACATGAACATGAACATGAACCTGAACGTGCAGATGACCCCGCAGCAACAAATGCTGATGTCGCAGAAGATGCGGGGTCCTGGGGACATGATGGGGCCTCAGGGCCTCAGTCCTGAGGAGATGGCCCGGGTTCGGGCTCAGAATAGCAGTGGCATGATGGGCGGTCCACAGAAGATGCTAATGCCTTCACAGTTTCCCAACCAGGGCCAGCAGGGATTCTCTGGGGGCCAGGCACCTTACCAAGCCATGCCCCAGGACTTGGGCAACACCCAAGACATGTTTAGCCCTGACCAGAGCTCAATGCCCATGGGCACTGTGGGTACCACTCGGCTCAGCCACATGCCTCTGCCCCCTGCATCCAATCCTCCTCCTGGGTCTGTGCATTCAGCCCCCAGTCGGGGACTGGGCAGACGGCCCTCAGACCTCACCATCAGTATTAATCAGATGGGCTCGCCGGGCATGGGGCACCTAAAGTCACCCACCCTTAGCCAGGTGCACTCACCCCTGGTCACTTCACCCTCCGCCAACCTCAAGTCACCCCAGACTCCCTCGCAGATGGTGCCCTTGCCTTCCGCCAACCCTCCAGGACCTCTCAAATCGCCCCAGGTCCTCAGCTCCTCCCTCAATGTCCGTTCACCCACCGGCTCACCAAGCAGGCTCAAGTCTCCCTCCATGGCGGTGCCTTCTCCAGGCTGGGTGGCTTCGCCCAAGACAGCCATGCCCAGCCCCGGGGTCTCCCAGAATAAGCAGCCGCCTCTCAACATGAACTCTTCTTCCACCCTGGGCAACATGGAACAGG GTGCCCTCCCGCCTAGCGGCCCTCGGAGCAGCTCCTCAGCGCCTCCTGCCAATCCTCCCAGCGGCCTCATGAACCCCAGCCTACCATTCACTTCCTCCCCAGATCCCACACCTTCCCAGAACCCCCTGTCACTGATGATGTCCCAGATGTCCAAGTACGCCATGCCCAGCTCCACCCCGCTCTACCACAATGCTATCAAGACCATCGCCACCTCAGACGACGAGCTGCTGCCTGACCGGCCCCTGCTACCCCCTCCTCCACCATCCCAGGGCTCCGGGCCAG GTATCAGCAACAACCAGCCCAACCAGATGCACCTGAACTCCGCTGCTGCCCAGAGCCCCATGGGCATGAACCTGGCAGGCCAGCAGCCCCTGTCCCATGAGCCCCCACCTACCATGTtgccctctcccacccctctgggCTCCAACATTCCACTGCACCCCAATGCACAGGGGACAGGAGGGCCTCCCCAAAACTCAATGATGATGGCTCCAGGGGGCCCAGACTCCCTGAGTGCCCCCTGTggccctgtgcccagctcctCCCAAATGATGCCCTTCCCCCCTCGGCTGCAGCAGCCCCATGGTGCCATGGcccctgctgggggtgggggcgggggaccTGGCCTGCAGCAGCACTACCCTTCAGGCATGCCCCTGCCTCCGGAGGACCTGCCCACCCAGCCGCCGGGCCCCATGCCCCCCCAACAGCATCTAATGGGCAAAGGCATGGCTGGGCGCATGGGAGACGCATACCCACCAGGGGTGCTCCCTGGGGTGGCATCAGTGCTGAACGACCCTGAGCTGAGCGAGGTGATCCGGCCCACCCCGACGGGGATCCCTGAGTTCGACTTGTCAAGGATCATCCCCTCTGAGAAGCCAAGCAGCACCCTCCAGTACTTCCCCAAGAGTGAGAACCAGCCCCCCAAGGCCCAGCCCCCCAATCTGCATCTCATGAACCTGCAGAACATGATGGCGGAACAGACCCCGTCTCGGCCCCCCAACCTCCCGGGCCAGCAGGGCGTCCAACGGGGGCTCAACATGTCCATGTGCCACCCTGGACAGATGTCCTTGCTGGGAAGGACAGGTGTGCCCCCACAGCAGGGCATGGTGCCCCACGGCCTGCACCAGGGGGTCATGTCCCCACCACAAGGCCTCATGACCCAGCAGAATTTCATGCTGATGAAGCAACGGGGTGTGGGAGGCGAGGTCTACAGCCAGCCCCCCCATATGCTCTCCCCACAGGGCTCCCTCATGGGCCCCCCTCCCCAGCAGAACCTCATGGTGTCCCACCCCCTGCGGCAGCGCAGTGTGTCTCTGGACAGCCAGATGGGCTACCTCCCAGCGCCGGGCAGCATGGCCAACCTGCCCTTCTAG
- the Bcl9l gene encoding B-cell CLL/lymphoma 9-like protein isoform X1, whose protein sequence is MRILANKTRLPHPRRREAPGSPPLSPRGHCPPAPAKPMHPENKLTNHGKTGNGGAQSQHQNVNQGPTCNLGSKGVGAGSHGAKANQISPSNSSLKNPQAGVPSFSSHKGKVKRERSVSVDSGEQREAGTPSLDSEAKEVAPRSKRRCVLERKQPYSGDEWCSGPDSEEDDKPIGATHNCNVADPAMAAPQLGPSQTAQLPLNESSAPGPPHGPPPGLRPDAPGGGGGGVPGKPPSQFVYVFTTHLANTAAEAVLQGRADSILAYHQQNVPRAKLDQAPKVPPTPEPLPLSTPSAGTPQSQPPPLPPPPPPAPGSAPPALPPEGPPEDTSQDLAPNSVGAASTGGGTGGTHPNTPTAATTNNPLPPGGDPSSAPGPTLLGEAAPTGNGQRSLVGSEGLSKEQLEHRERSLQTLRDIERLLLRSGETEPFLKGPPGAASEGGPPAQAPPAPQQPPTAPPSGLKKYEEPLQSMISQTQSLGGPPLEHEVPGHPPGGDMGQQMNMMMQRLGQDSLTPEQVAWRKLQEEYYEEKRRKEEQIGLHGGRPLQDMMGMGGMMVRGPPPPYHSKPGDQWPPGMGAQLRGPMDVQDPMQLRGGPPFPGPRFPGNQMQRVPGFGGMQSMPMEVPMNAMQRPVRPGMGWTEDLPPMGGPSNFAQNAVPYPGGQGEAERFMTPRVREELLRHQLLEKRSMGMQRPLGMASSGMGQSMEMERMMQAHRQMDPSMFPGQMSGGEGLAGTPMGMEFGGGRGLLSPPMGQTGLREVDPPMGPGNLNMNMNVNMNMNMNLNVQMTPQQQMLMSQKMRGPGDMMGPQGLSPEEMARVRAQNSSGMMGGPQKMLMPSQFPNQGQQGFSGGQAPYQAMPQDLGNTQDMFSPDQSSMPMGTVGTTRLSHMPLPPASNPPPGSVHSAPSRGLGRRPSDLTISINQMGSPGMGHLKSPTLSQVHSPLVTSPSANLKSPQTPSQMVPLPSANPPGPLKSPQVLSSSLNVRSPTGSPSRLKSPSMAVPSPGWVASPKTAMPSPGVSQNKQPPLNMNSSSTLGNMEQGALPPSGPRSSSSAPPANPPSGLMNPSLPFTSSPDPTPSQNPLSLMMSQMSKYAMPSSTPLYHNAIKTIATSDDELLPDRPLLPPPPPSQGSGPGISNNQPNQMHLNSAAAQSPMGMNLAGQQPLSHEPPPTMLPSPTPLGSNIPLHPNAQGTGGPPQNSMMMAPGGPDSLSAPCGPVPSSSQMMPFPPRLQQPHGAMAPAGGGGGGPGLQQHYPSGMPLPPEDLPTQPPGPMPPQQHLMGKGMAGRMGDAYPPGVLPGVASVLNDPELSEVIRPTPTGIPEFDLSRIIPSEKPSSTLQYFPKSENQPPKAQPPNLHLMNLQNMMAEQTPSRPPNLPGQQGVQRGLNMSMCHPGQMSLLGRTGVPPQQGMVPHGLHQGVMSPPQGLMTQQNFMLMKQRGVGGEVYSQPPHMLSPQGSLMGPPPQQNLMVSHPLRQRSVSLDSQMGYLPAPGSMANLPF, encoded by the exons ATGAGGATCCTGGCTAACAAGACAAG GTTACCCCACCCCAGGAGGAGAGAAGCTCCAGGGAGCCCGCCGCTGTCTCCCCGCGGCCACTGCCCCCCTGCCCCAGCCAAGCCAATGCACCCAGAAAATAAATTGACCAATCATGGCAAGACAGGGAATGGCGGGGCCCAATCCCAGCACCAGAATGTGAACCAAGGACCCACCTGCAACCTGGGCTCGAAGGGCGTGGGGGCGGGGAGCCATGGGGCCAAAGCCAACCAGATCTCACCTAGCAACTCAAGTCTGAAGAACCCCCAAGCAGGGGTGCCCTCTTTCAGCTCGCACAAGGGCAAGGTGAAGCGGGAGCGGAGCGTGTCTGTGGACTCTGGAGAGCAGCGGGAGGCTGGGACCCCATCCCTGGATTCAGAGGCCAAAG AAGTGGCACCCCGGAGTAAGCGGCGCTGTGTCCTGGAGCGGAAGCAGCCATACAGTGGGGACGAATGGTGCTCTGGACCTGACAGTGAAGAGGATGACAAGCCCATTGGGGCCACCCACA ATTGTAATGTAGCAGACCCAGCCATGGCGGCCCCACAGCTGGGTCCCAGCCAAACTGCCCAACTGCCCCTCAACGAGAGCAGCGCGCCAGGCCCTCCACATGGCCCCCCACCAGGCCTTCGTCCTGATGCCcccgggggtgggggcgggggtgtcCCTGGAAAGCCTCCCTCGCAGTTCGTGTATGTCTTCACCACACATCTGGCCAACAC GGCTGCAGAGGCGGTGTTGCAGGGCCGGGCAGACTCCATCCTTGCCTACCACCAGCAGAATGTGCCCCGGGCCAAGCTTGACCAG GCCCCCAAAGTGCCACCCACCCCAGAACCGCTGCCCTTGAGCACACCGTCAGCAGGTACCCCACAGTCCCAGCCACCTCCACTGCCGCCgccaccacccccagcccctggcagtgCCCCACCTGCTCTGCCCCCGGAGGGACCTCCTGAGGACACCAGTCAGGACTTGGCCCCCAACTCGGTGGGAGCTGCCAGCACAGGTGGTGGGACTGGGGGCACCCACCCTAACACCCCGACTGCTGCCACCACAAACAACCCTCTGCCTCCCGGAGGAGACCCCAGCAGTGCCCCTGGCCCCACCCTGCTGGGGGAGGCTGCACCCACCGGCAATGGGCAGCGCAGCCTGGTGGGCTCCGAGGGCCTGTCCAAAGAGCAGCTAGAGCATCGGGAGCGTTCCCTGCAGACGCTGAGAGACATTGAGCGGCTGCTGCTCCGCAGTGGAGAGACTGAGCCCTTCCTCAAGGGGCCCCCAGGAGCAGCCAGTGAGGGGGGCCCACCAGCACAAGCCCCGCCTGCCCCCCAGCAGCCACCCACAGCCCCTCCTAGTGGGCTAAAGAAGTATGAGGAACCCTTGCAGTCCATGATTTCACAGACACAGAGCCTCGGGGGTCCACCACTGGAGCATGAAGTGCCTGGGCACCCCCCAGGAGGGGACATGGGCCAGCAGATGAACATGATGATGCAGAGGCTAGGCCAGGATAGCCTGACGCCTGAGCAAGTGGCATGGCGCAAGCTGCAGGAAGAGTACTATGAGGAGAAGCGGCGGAAAGAGGAGCAGATTGGACTGCATGGGGGTCGCCCTCTGCAGGACATGATGGGCATGGGAGGCATGATGGTGAGGGGGCCCCCGCCTCCCTACCACAGCAAGCCTGGGGACCAGTGGCCACCTGGAATGGGCGCACAGCTGCGGGGGCCCATGGACGTCCAAGATCCCATGCAGCTCCGGGGAGGACCTCCCTTCCCTGGTCCCCGTTTCCCAGGCAACCAGATGCAACGGGTGCCTGGGTTTGGGGGCATGCAGAGTATGCCCATGGAGGTACCCATGAATGCCATGCAGAGGCCTGTGAGGCCAGGCATGGGCTGGACTGAAGACTTGCCCCCTATGGGGGGACCCAGCAATTTTGCCCAGAATGCTGTGCCCTACCCAGGTGGGCAGGGTGAGGCGGAGCGATTCATGACCCCTCGGGTTAGGGAGGAGCTGCTACGGCACCAGTTGCTGGAAAAGCGGTCAATGGGCATGCAGCGGCCCCTGGGTATGGCCAGCAGCGGCATGGGGCAGAGCATGGAGATGGAGCGGATGATGCAAGCACACCGACAGATGGATCCTTCCATGTTTCCTGGGCAGATGTCTGGTGGTGAAGGCCTGGCAGGAACACCTATGGGCATGGAGTTTGGTGGAGGTCGTGGCCTCCTGAGCCCACCCATGGGGCAGACTGGGCTGAGGGAGGTGGACCCACCCATGGGGCCAGGCAACCTCAACATGAACATGAACGTGAACATGAACATGAACATGAACCTGAACGTGCAGATGACCCCGCAGCAACAAATGCTGATGTCGCAGAAGATGCGGGGTCCTGGGGACATGATGGGGCCTCAGGGCCTCAGTCCTGAGGAGATGGCCCGGGTTCGGGCTCAGAATAGCAGTGGCATGATGGGCGGTCCACAGAAGATGCTAATGCCTTCACAGTTTCCCAACCAGGGCCAGCAGGGATTCTCTGGGGGCCAGGCACCTTACCAAGCCATGCCCCAGGACTTGGGCAACACCCAAGACATGTTTAGCCCTGACCAGAGCTCAATGCCCATGGGCACTGTGGGTACCACTCGGCTCAGCCACATGCCTCTGCCCCCTGCATCCAATCCTCCTCCTGGGTCTGTGCATTCAGCCCCCAGTCGGGGACTGGGCAGACGGCCCTCAGACCTCACCATCAGTATTAATCAGATGGGCTCGCCGGGCATGGGGCACCTAAAGTCACCCACCCTTAGCCAGGTGCACTCACCCCTGGTCACTTCACCCTCCGCCAACCTCAAGTCACCCCAGACTCCCTCGCAGATGGTGCCCTTGCCTTCCGCCAACCCTCCAGGACCTCTCAAATCGCCCCAGGTCCTCAGCTCCTCCCTCAATGTCCGTTCACCCACCGGCTCACCAAGCAGGCTCAAGTCTCCCTCCATGGCGGTGCCTTCTCCAGGCTGGGTGGCTTCGCCCAAGACAGCCATGCCCAGCCCCGGGGTCTCCCAGAATAAGCAGCCGCCTCTCAACATGAACTCTTCTTCCACCCTGGGCAACATGGAACAGG GTGCCCTCCCGCCTAGCGGCCCTCGGAGCAGCTCCTCAGCGCCTCCTGCCAATCCTCCCAGCGGCCTCATGAACCCCAGCCTACCATTCACTTCCTCCCCAGATCCCACACCTTCCCAGAACCCCCTGTCACTGATGATGTCCCAGATGTCCAAGTACGCCATGCCCAGCTCCACCCCGCTCTACCACAATGCTATCAAGACCATCGCCACCTCAGACGACGAGCTGCTGCCTGACCGGCCCCTGCTACCCCCTCCTCCACCATCCCAGGGCTCCGGGCCAG GTATCAGCAACAACCAGCCCAACCAGATGCACCTGAACTCCGCTGCTGCCCAGAGCCCCATGGGCATGAACCTGGCAGGCCAGCAGCCCCTGTCCCATGAGCCCCCACCTACCATGTtgccctctcccacccctctgggCTCCAACATTCCACTGCACCCCAATGCACAGGGGACAGGAGGGCCTCCCCAAAACTCAATGATGATGGCTCCAGGGGGCCCAGACTCCCTGAGTGCCCCCTGTggccctgtgcccagctcctCCCAAATGATGCCCTTCCCCCCTCGGCTGCAGCAGCCCCATGGTGCCATGGcccctgctgggggtgggggcgggggaccTGGCCTGCAGCAGCACTACCCTTCAGGCATGCCCCTGCCTCCGGAGGACCTGCCCACCCAGCCGCCGGGCCCCATGCCCCCCCAACAGCATCTAATGGGCAAAGGCATGGCTGGGCGCATGGGAGACGCATACCCACCAGGGGTGCTCCCTGGGGTGGCATCAGTGCTGAACGACCCTGAGCTGAGCGAGGTGATCCGGCCCACCCCGACGGGGATCCCTGAGTTCGACTTGTCAAGGATCATCCCCTCTGAGAAGCCAAGCAGCACCCTCCAGTACTTCCCCAAGAGTGAGAACCAGCCCCCCAAGGCCCAGCCCCCCAATCTGCATCTCATGAACCTGCAGAACATGATGGCGGAACAGACCCCGTCTCGGCCCCCCAACCTCCCGGGCCAGCAGGGCGTCCAACGGGGGCTCAACATGTCCATGTGCCACCCTGGACAGATGTCCTTGCTGGGAAGGACAGGTGTGCCCCCACAGCAGGGCATGGTGCCCCACGGCCTGCACCAGGGGGTCATGTCCCCACCACAAGGCCTCATGACCCAGCAGAATTTCATGCTGATGAAGCAACGGGGTGTGGGAGGCGAGGTCTACAGCCAGCCCCCCCATATGCTCTCCCCACAGGGCTCCCTCATGGGCCCCCCTCCCCAGCAGAACCTCATGGTGTCCCACCCCCTGCGGCAGCGCAGTGTGTCTCTGGACAGCCAGATGGGCTACCTCCCAGCGCCGGGCAGCATGGCCAACCTGCCCTTCTAG